One Salvia splendens isolate huo1 chromosome 1, SspV2, whole genome shotgun sequence genomic window, AGAAAGTACTACGAAaaaaaagagataataaagtaagcaAGAGAATACTAAGAGAAAGAacgagataataaaataagagagagaataaaatagaagagataagaggataaaataaaagagataagTGAGTTAAGTATAGCCAAAAAAGATACATCTCACTTAgtttgggacatcccaaaaagaatACGTTTCACTTAGACTGTGACAGAGAGAGTAtgagaagaaaataaagtaggagagataataTAGAGTAAAGTTGGAGGTTGAATAAAGTGAGAGTAGTTAGATGTTTAgtattttgccaaaaaaaatgactcaacttagttgaaaAATCTTGAAAATGAATACAATTTAACTTAGTTGAGACGAAGGGGATATGATTTTGAGttatataaataattgaattttaatttaaagctacattaattgaaataaaaataaataaatacccATGGAATTAAATACTATGGAGTTAAAAAATTACGTAAAAACTAAATTAAAGGCCAAAAAAACAAATAGAGAAATGAATGTACTGAAAAATTGATAGAAAAAGGGATATTTATATATGGAGTTGAggtatttaaaataatataaaaaacaaaaattaggaAAAAGGTTGTGGCGGCCACGAGGCGACAAAGAGGTTTTGAGAACATGCAATGCAACCTGTAAATGTGACCGCCGATGTAATAACAAAAGTATTATCCAGTGAAGGACAATGTCATTAAGCATTGAGTTTAGTTATGAATATTCTTAAATTCATGTCTTTCCTGCATTATTTCAAATACTTTCTCTCTCATAAAAAGTTacctagtattttaaatttcatacaactcttgatttaaattaaatttcataaacaaTGAATCAAATTAAAGTAATTTCATGATAATTCTAACAAATTATTATAAACTGCATATGTTCCGTTGGAGAAATTTGTTATGCTAATCGTATCTTATAGATGTATTGATTGAGTTTCTTATATACGATGATTGATTTACTAATATATGCTGATTGAATTTTCTATATATACTGTTTGAATTTCTAATATATGCTTATTGGATTTCTAACATATGTTCTGTTTTCTAATAAGTAATATGCTAACAGGATTTTTCACATATATTGATTTAGTTTTAACAAAAGAAGAACCCAAACCTTCATTTGATATCATAATACCATTTTTATAATATCATTATCTCTTATACAATGTCGTTTTCTCTCTTACATAATATCATCTCCTCTCTTATACAATATCATCAAGTTTGTTCCTACTATAATATATCGTTCGTAATATCAGTTGAAAATATGTAGTGAAGTTTTTGATATAATATTAtgcaattatatatttaaagtTATACTTTATGACATTTAAcgtttttgaaatattttaaaagtaCCACCTGCCATTGAAAAAATGtcattaaaaatttgaaaaatatttataatcatAACAAATATATACCTCTCTTTCTAATTAAATACGACATAGTTGTTAGTTAATAACTTAATGATGGATATGGCTTAACTATACCTAGTACAAATCTTGTCAATCAAATAATTAATGCAATTTGCATATACATATGGAATTATATTAGTAGGAATTAATAGTTGACACTAACAAATTAATTACATTAATCATTCGTCTGCAATGAGAATCCAGATTTTCTCCTGAATAGTAGACACAAAATCAAAGTGTGATTTGAAAGTATAGAAGTTTCAAATATTGAATAATGCACCATACTTTAGAAAATCTCAAGTCAATTAGTTGGACTAATTAAAAAGGTGTACCTTCGAAATATATGTACATGTCATGTATGAATGCATTTCTCGTGACTTAGAACCTTATAAGCCAAAATGCGAATTGAATCAAGTCAAAAAGAAAGTAGGTAATCAAGATCCATGTTGTAAGGTATGCTGATTTTGAAATAAGTGTTAATTTTCCCAAATTTGCTATAATAGTACTATTCATATACTAACACATAGGtcagatagaaaaaaaaacagtcCATTAAAAATGGCGAAGGAACTAGTGAAGTGTAAACATCAGAAAGAATGAATGAGCCTCCCATATTTAAATTATGGTTTGATATCGATATATTCCCACTTTTGTTTTTTATAGTTGGGTTCTAGTGGTTGGATCAATTGTTTATCTTCAACTAATAGCTTGACATTCCTTATTCCAAACTAGCCATTTACACGCATATATATACGATatgatattataaattatttaattatttatatgaattatTCCATCTTCCAAATACCGATCAATAACCGTTGACTTCTGCTTCACCTCTACATATATATCTCAGTTgacaaacaaacacaattcGCACAAGTCAACAAAATGTTTTGTTCTACTATATTAACTCAACAATACCAATAGCATTTAATATGATAgactaaattataattaatataaattcaTCTAAACAGTAACTATATTGGGTTAAGCCAAGCTGTCATTTCAATGTAATATCAGCCAAGATTTCCCTAACGAGCAGTCCCCCTTTTGAGAAATTATTgtttccaccaccaccaccaccactagtCACTATCGCCCCACTAACCCTAGATTTTTTCCttctcatcatcgatcggaccatctCTCGCACGTAATCCATCGTCCACGGACGAGTCATTTGCAAACTCGACACGACCTCACTCATGGAGGGGCGACTACTCTCCTCGGGCGACAGGCATCGCGCCGCCACCCCTAAGAGGTTCGTAATCGCACGTCTCGTGTACATAGATGACCGAATCCTCTTATCACAAATCTCCAATCCCCTGCCCTGCTGGATCAGGGGGAGCGCCCAATCCACAATGGAGGCCGGGGATTGAGTCAAGTCAATGACTCTCCTCGCGGAGACGAGCTCCAACAACACGACGCCGTAGCTGAAGACGTCGATTTTGGCGGTGAGCATCCCCGGGGCGGTGTAGCTAGGGTCAATGTACCCCATGGTCCCCGCGGGGAGCTTGGAGTCCACGTCATCGTCATCGCAGAGGCGAGCCGCCAGTCCAAAATCGGCCAGCCTGGCGTTCCACGTGGCGTCCAATAATATGTTGGCCGATTTGACGTCGCGGTGGACGATGCTAGGGTTTGAGTCGTGGAGGTGGCGGAGGGCGGCGGCGAGCTGGAGGGCGATGTCGAGGCGCCTCGGCCAGGGCGGAGGGGAGGGGGagaggtggaggaggtggtggagaGTGCCGTTGGGCATGTAGTCGGTGACGATGATGTTGTTGGAGGGGGTGGCGCCGAGGAAGGTGATGGTGCATGGGTTGGGAGTGATGGTGGAGAGAATGAGGGCTTCGTTGCGGAGCTTGGAGTCGTCGTGGAGGGCCACGGATTGCTTCTTCACGGCGACGACGCGGCCGTCTTTCAGGACGCCGCTGTATACGCTGCCGTGGCTGCCTTTTCCGATCAGCCGCGATGGAGAGAATCCGTCGGTGGCGTCTTCCATTTCTTGCGCTTTAAACGAGTacatttttcttctattttccaTCGTAAAAAGGGTCtaattatatgtatatacaAGTTTGTGATCAACAATATTCAATAAAGAAATATTCAAAGTTTTCCCTAGGAAAAATGAGAGAGGGGAATCAAAAtctttagtttattttatggAATAATTAAGAGAAAAGCGAAAGTGTATTCGAGAAAAAGCAAAGGTGGGGCTGACGAAGTCAGGATATTAGGTGTTCTTTCGAGACCACATTTGCCTTTAGCTTTTTTTTCTTCGCCTTTTAAGAAGTTTTGGGGATAcgctattatttttttaaagtaatgAGTAGctacttttctttataaatTACTAACTGCCAAACTTTTATTTGTAATAATTCTTAATTTCTGACTCAaggctttttttttttgcatagtTTCATTACTCTCCAAAAGAGAATCAATCAATAATCTGCGTGTCATCACAATATTGACGGATCCTTTTTTTTTGGACTTGTGTTATTCCTACATGCACTTGAGCAAATGTTATAATTTCAGAACACAAACCAAATgacaaaaaagtaaaaagaatCTCACCCACCACACACGACTTTGTAATAGCAAAAGTTCTAATTTCGAAACACAAttctaaataaaagaaaaaaagcatCTCTTatccagagagagagagagatgcttAGCAGCTTTAGCAAGCCACCCAAGAATCATTACATAACAATATGGGCTACAAATGTGAAAAAGTGTGTCCATAGCAGGAAATGAAACTAAACACTACACATGCAACATTGACTACACAAttctaaataaaagaaaaaaaaagcatctcttagagcatctccaatatcactggacgtcaaatagccatcaaatagccttcacactgccacatcatcagcactacaattctcctgccacatcagcttgccacatcaactggacatcaaatagccctcacatagccttcacactacatTTCCACATCagtaataacaattatataatttaatttacacttgtatcaacatacggaatttaatttacgagacaaatacggaaaattcgaataataatattaaaatttaaaaagtacattaattttaaaaaaaagtataataatataaaaaaagtacaaaaattaaaaagtacattaatttaaaaaagtaaaacaaaatcactcatcgccgccgtcctcgtctccgtcgtcgcccagcacttcttcaccgtcgtcgccgccgcctccgtcgccacctacgccgcggctattcccgccggtgtccctcctcatcgcctccaattcttcacgctggctctggagcaatacacgaagaaaatccttcacctcggggtccaccgccgcttggaagtcggctaaggtcttcaccatttgagcgcgcgtttgttgtcgcgcgaagaatttgagctcctcggtagacctgccgaggggggatgccgaatggacgtcctgggaactcggggtgccccccctcgcaacctgctgcgcccgcctttgcccaaccgggcgaggtcggcgaccgaacgaccgaggagtcgggacctcctgggccgtctcagggaggtctgacgaaccaccgctgctgccgctataatctccggtatagttcagtctctgcctcttcggccagccagcgtcgacgcctgcccggaatttctccgactcgttgagcacaacgtagcagttccagtaggtgaactcatagtacttcttatccggatcggggtaggctctctccgcaatcctcctgcagtcttcctttgtttggccactggtctgcatgcggagggcgttggcgtacaaacccgaaaatcgagagacgccagccctgattcggtcccagcacttccggacctcctccccggtgcacggtctcccttcagggcaaaatgccctgtaggctgcggctatcttggcccacaagttgacgatcctctggttgttcgaaaccagaggatcgtcgcagacactcacccacgccttggcaaccgcaacgttctccgtgtctgtccacttcctccgaccccggatttcggcttggggctgcgacgactcgccgaccttcttcgccttgcccttcttcttaccccgccctactccctggctttgaatgagagtttccgaaacctcgttaatatcaaaacccaagtccactaaggagaaggtctccgtatactgtgcatccgttggggtcgatgtgtgcgaagaaccggtggaaaaatcaaaagtcggccgataggcgttgtcccccccgtgcgtcccctgcgccgggggaatcatctgttgcgccggtggctgcatgccgggtgcccaccccggaatcatattctgccacgggtacatgttgtagtacccgctcatcggaggccaaccacctcccccaggagccggggaagtatgggaccctgccccgggagtcaggggcgtctgagaccctacaccgggaggcgggggagtctgagaccatcccccgggattaactggagtaccttcgtagttgttctccattgctcgttattgatcttgtacagaaagtaaggtagagagagagtattcgttaaaacaagtggtgcgaatgaaaatgaggttcaacgcgcgtatatatagtgttttcgaaaaacaaaaaaaaaattttaatccgacgccggtttaggcgccgatccgggacgcacaatggcgcccgtgaggatcggcgtcggaaccggcgtcagcgcgggaatcggcatggcgacgccgattttgacgccgatttcgcccacgccgattccaatggttcggcgtcaaaccggcgtgggcgaaaaatcggcgtcgcggtggtgacgccggttattggagatgctcttatccagagagagagagagagatgcttAGCAGCTTTAGCAAGCCACCCAAGAATCATTACATAACAATATGGGCTACAAATGTGAAAAAGTGTGTCCATAGCAGGAAATGAAACTAAACACTACACATGCAACATTGACTACATAAATGGAGATTGTTACTAGCAGGAGGCAACGGATTAATCACTCGACGTACAATAAACCTAGCATTTTCGGCTGATAACCACCTCGGGTGAGTCGTCCGCCGGAACTCCTAATTTCGGGCGAGGACTACGAGGTACACATGGCACTAACTTTAGGAGAGATGATGGCCGCTTACAATTGAATTACAAGGATCAAAAGGGAAAACAGAAGCACAAGCAACACAAGGAGGTGCATTGTAGCACATGACCGTTCGACCAGTCTGGCTTTCTCCCCGCATATGGGGAGTATTTTTTATCATCAGCATGCTTCCTCAGTTGAGAGGAGTGGTTAGAACTTGGAACACACAACAAGAAGTCGAGAATGATTACTCTACATATGAAGCTGGTCGGAGAGAGAATCCTGACCAGAACTTGTTTCCTTGAGTTTCAGGGAAAGATTAGCCAACTGTTGATCGAGGTCTCTGCTCTTGGCACGTTGATGGTTAGAAGATATCTGCTGTTTTGCTTGCAGCAGCTTCTGCTGCTGCTGATACAGGCCTCGCAGTCTTCCTGCTTCTCTCTCCAATACGTCATGCTCAACTGTACATGCATCCGAAAATGAGGTATAGGATATATGGATAAACTTCcagcactt contains:
- the LOC121799796 gene encoding serine/threonine-protein kinase-like protein At5g23170, which encodes MENRRKMYSFKAQEMEDATDGFSPSRLIGKGSHGSVYSGVLKDGRVVAVKKQSVALHDDSKLRNEALILSTITPNPCTITFLGATPSNNIIVTDYMPNGTLHHLLHLSPSPPPWPRRLDIALQLAAALRHLHDSNPSIVHRDVKSANILLDATWNARLADFGLAARLCDDDDVDSKLPAGTMGYIDPSYTAPGMLTAKIDVFSYGVVLLELVSARRVIDLTQSPASIVDWALPLIQQGRGLEICDKRIRSSMYTRRAITNLLGVAARCLSPEESSRPSMSEVVSSLQMTRPWTMDYVREMVRSMMRRKKSRVSGAIVTSGGGGGGNNNFSKGGLLVREILADITLK